GGGCATGGCCGTTTCTAGCCGGATTCACGCAAAAAAAGAATGGGGGCGAACCCTACCGGGGCCGCCCCTCATCGAAAAACCGATGCATGCCCCGGCTTACTCCCGGTAGCCCGTATCGGGCGGCAGCCCGCGCGTAGAGGCCTGGGTGCGGGCCAGCACGTCGCAGCGTTCGTTTTCGGGGTGGCCGGAGTGGCCGCGCACCCAGTGAAAGCGCACCTGGTGCAGGTCCAGCAGGGGTTGCAGCCGCTCCCACAGGTCGCGGTTCTTCACCGGCTTCTTGTCGCTGGTCTTCCAGCCGTTGCGGCGCCAGCCCGCCAGCCACTTCTTTTCCACCGCGTTGCGCACGTACTGCGAGTCGGTATACAGGTCCACGCCGCACGGCTCCTTGAGCAGGGCCAGCGCCTCGATCACCGCCAGGATTTCCATGCGGTTGTTGGTGGTAAGGGCAAAGCCCCCCGAAAGTTCGCGCTCGGAGCCGTTGCAGCGCAGCACGGCGGCCCAGCCGCCGGGGCCGGGGTTGCCGAGGCACGAGCCGTCGGTGAAGGCTTGGACGTTCTTCATGGTCATGGAATGGTCCGGTGATGTGGTTGCAGGTGATGCGGATGCGGGCCCGTTCGGTCAGGTGAGGCCGGTTCAGTCAGGTGAGGCCGGTCCAGGTGGCGGACAGGCCGGACTGTGACTGCCGGACAGGGGCTGGCAGAGCCGTGCATGGCCGGGCCAGGTTCGCTGCCGGTCAGTTTTCGCCCAATCTGTCCCACAGGTGCTTCAGGGTGCGCACCAGCCCCTCGGCCCACTGGCCGGAAGCCATGGCGGGGCGCAGCCAGTCGTTTTCCAGGGTCTGGGCCAGGGTTTCGCCGTAGGCCTTGCGCAGCAGCGGCGGCAGTTCCACGATGGCCTGCCCCTTGGCCGGGCACAGTCCCACGAACAGGGTCTGGGCGTCCAGCCTTGGCAATTCCGGGGTATCGCGCCGGATGTGGATGAGCAGCTTTACCCCGTGCACCTCGCGGAAGGCGTCCACCAGTTCGCGCAGGGCCTTTTCCTGCGCGTCGGTCAGCAGGTCCGCCTCGTCCCACACGGCGGAGGCGGCGCGCACGTCTGCCATGCGGCGTTCGGTGTTGGCCCAGAAGGCCCACGCCGTTGCCGCGAACACGGCGATGAGCAGCATGGTGCGCAGAAAGAACTGGCCCGGCGTGTCGGCATTGACCAGCGGCAGGCGCGGTTCTGCGCGGTCGCGCTTGGGAAACCGGAGGAACATGGTTCCCGGGCCTCAGCCCGCCGCCGGGGCGGGAGCATCCGCCATGCGGCGGATGGCGTCCACGTAGGCCAGGCGCAGGGCCTCCATGTAGGCCGTGTCGATGGGGCCCTTCCAGGTGACGATTTCGGTAAAGCGTTTGGGAATGGTCACTTCCTCGGGCCGATAGCCGGTTTGCAGCTTCAGCCGCCAACGCGCCGCCTGCACGGTGCGCAGGGCGTCGGGCATGCCGTCTGCCTCTGCCCGGCAGCCGATGGCCGCCAGCGCCTCTTGCAGGCGCGGCATGGAATAGGCCTTGCGCGAGAACAGGCAGGCCACCATGCAGTTGATGGCGATGCGCTTCTGTTCGTCGTCGGCCAGGAAAGCCACGGCCTTGTTCACGTCCGCCGTGATTTCCTCCGGCGTGCGGAAGGTGCCCGGTTCGCGCGGGGGGACGGACTGGTCGAAGGAATAGCCGCCGCTGTCCAGGTGCGAATGGCGAAAGCCCAGCGCCTGCGCCACGAAGAACACCTCGCCCGTGGCATACCCCGCCATTTCCTGCCCCAGCACGCAGGAAAACTCGCGGCCTCCGTATGCGTCGGTGGCAGAGGGGGTGCCCCGGCCCAGGGTGCGCCAGAATTCGTTGGCGCCGTTGGCCAGATGGTGCAGCCCGGTCATGTAGGTCGCCACGTTGCCGAAGGCCAGCGGGGCGAGGGTCTCGGCCT
This genomic window from Nitratidesulfovibrio sp. SRB-5 contains:
- the rnhA gene encoding ribonuclease HI, which produces MTMKNVQAFTDGSCLGNPGPGGWAAVLRCNGSERELSGGFALTTNNRMEILAVIEALALLKEPCGVDLYTDSQYVRNAVEKKWLAGWRRNGWKTSDKKPVKNRDLWERLQPLLDLHQVRFHWVRGHSGHPENERCDVLARTQASTRGLPPDTGYRE
- a CDS encoding TPM domain-containing protein, whose amino-acid sequence is MFLRFPKRDRAEPRLPLVNADTPGQFFLRTMLLIAVFAATAWAFWANTERRMADVRAASAVWDEADLLTDAQEKALRELVDAFREVHGVKLLIHIRRDTPELPRLDAQTLFVGLCPAKGQAIVELPPLLRKAYGETLAQTLENDWLRPAMASGQWAEGLVRTLKHLWDRLGEN